From the Anguilla anguilla isolate fAngAng1 chromosome 8, fAngAng1.pri, whole genome shotgun sequence genome, one window contains:
- the azin1b gene encoding antizyme inhibitor 1b, whose translation MKGLCDEPNYTIDVLEGGVTLGNVIDDHIYEQELAERSAFFVADLGVLTRQHALWQTHVPRVRPFYTLKCNSSPAVVQVLAALGTGFVCANKSEVALVQSFGVDPENVIYAGAYKQLSHIKHAAKAGVHLLACDSEMELRKIARCHPGARLLLQVATAGCQEEMSMSFGCSLKSCRHLLQCAKLLGLQVVGAKFHVPVACSNPLAYCHAVSDARCVFDMGEELGFNMTVLDISIGLNGSEAQLEQVVAAVQPLLDVYFPPLSGVDVVAELGSYYVSSSFTLAVNIIGKEVLHQHPGELSPNSEPEFLYYMNDGVYGSFASKLLEDTIPEPLVHKKSLRSEEAVFPSSLWGPSCDGLDQVVEHCLLPELSTGDWVIFSNMGANSLGEACTAAQRALVYYVISPDDWYEMQEAGISLDTNMKDLLLVPYYH comes from the exons ATGAAAGGACTTTGCGATGAACCGAACTACACCATTGACGttttggagggaggggtgaCCCTCGGCAACGTGATCGATGACCATATTTACGAGCAGGAGCTG GCTGAGAGGAGCGCGTTCTTCGTGGCGGACCTCGGGGTCCTGACGCGGCAGCACGCGCTGTGGCAGACCCACGTGCCCCGGGTGCGGCCCTTCTACACGCTCAAGTGCAACAGCAGCCCCGCGGTGGTCCAGGTCCTGGCTGCCCTCGGCACCGGCTTCGTCTGTGCCAACAAG AGCGAGGTAGCCCTGGTGCAGAGCTTTGGGGTCGACCCCGAGAACGTGATCTACGCCGGTGCCTACAAGCAGCTCTCCCACATCAAACACGCCGCCAAGGCCGGCGTCCACCTGCTGGCGTGCGACAGCGAGATGGAGCTGCGCAAGATCGCCCGCTGCCACCCCGGCGCCAG gctgctgctgcaggtggcCACAGCCGGCTGCCAGGAGGAGATGAGCATGAGCTTCGGCTGCTCGCTCAAGAGCTGCAGACACCTGCTACAGTGCGCCAAGCTGCTGGGCCTGCAGGTGGTGGGAGCCAA GTTTCACGTCCCCGTTGCCTGTAGCAACCCGCTAGCCTACTGTCACGCAGTGTCTGATGCCCGCTGCGTATTTGATATGGGG GAGGAGCTGGGCTTTAACATGACGGTCCTGGACATCAGCATTGGGTTGAATGGCTCAGAGGCTCAGCTGGAACAG GTTGTAGCTGCCGTCCAGCCGCTTTTGGACGTCTACTTCCCCCCCCTGTCTGGAGTGGACGTCGTGGCCGAGCTCGGGAGCTACTacgtctcctcctccttcaccctGGCGGTCAACATCATTGGCAAGGAAGTGCTGCACCAGCATCCAG GTGAACTGTCTCCAAACAGCGAGCCCGAGTTCCTCTACTACATGAATGACGGGGTGTACGGGTCTTTTGCCAGCAAGCTGTTGGAAGACACAATCCCAGAGCCTTTGGTGCATAAG AAGTCTTTGAGGTCGGAGGAGGCGGtgtttcccagcagcctctggggCCCGTCATGTGATGGACTGGACCAGGTGGTGGAGCACTGCTTGCTGCCAGAGCTGAGCACGGGAGACTGGGTCATCTTCAGCAACATGGGAGCCAACAGCCTGGGAGAGGCGTGCACTGCTGCACAGAGAGCTCTCGTCTACTATGTCATAAGTCCCGATGACTG GTACGAGATGCAGGAGGCTGGAATCTCTCTGGACACCAACATGAAGGACCTGTTATTGGTCCCATATTACCACTAG
- the atp6v1c1b gene encoding V-type proton ATPase subunit C 1-B has translation MTEFWLISAPGEKTCQQTWDKLMVATTRNNNLSTNNKFNIPDLKVGTLDVLVGLSDELAKLDAFVESVVKKVAQYMADVLEDSRDKVQENLLANGVDLVTYITRFQWDMAKYPIKQSLKNISEIIAKQVTQIDNDLKARASAYNNLKGNLQNLERKNAGSLLTRSLADIVKKEDFVLDSEYLITMLVVVPKVSYADWQKTYETLAEMVVPRSTNLLFEDQESGLFSVTLFRKAIDDFRHKARENKFTVRDFQYNEEEMKADKEEMTRLSTDKKKQFGPLVRWLKVNFSEAFIAWTHIKALRVFVESVLRYGLPVNFQAMLLQPNKKNMKKLREVLYDLYKHLDSSAAAIIDASMDIPGLNLSQQEYYPYVYYKIDCNLLDFK, from the exons ATGACCGAGTTCTGGCTGATCTCTGCGCCCGGGGAGAAGACCTGCCAGCAGACCTGGGACAAGCTGATGGTGGCCACCACTCGGAACAACAACCTGTCCACCAACAACAAGTTCAACATCCCCGACCTCAAG GTGGGAACACTGGATGTCTTGGTGGGATTGTCAGATGAGCTGGCCAAACTGGATGCTTTTGTTGAGAG TGTGGTAAAGAAGGTGGCCCAGTACATGGCGGATGTGCTGGAGGACAGCCGAGACAAAGTCCAGGAGAACCTGCTGGCCAATGGGG TGGACCTCGTCACCTACATAACCAGGTTTCAGTGGGACATGGCGAAGTATCCCATCAAGCAGTCTCTGAAGAACATCTCTGAGATCATAGCCAAG CAAGTGACACAGATCGACAATGACTTGAAGGCCAGGGCGTCGGCCTACAACAACCTGAAGGGGAACCTACAGAACCTGGAGAGGAAGAATGC ggggagcttATTGACCAGGAGTTTGGCTGACATTGTGAAGAAAGAAGACTTCGTGCTTGATTCTGAATACCTGATCACTATGCTGGTGGTTGTTCCAAA AGTAAGCTACGCTGACTGGCAGAAGACCTACGAAACTCTTGCAGAAATGGTGGTGCCTCGTTCCACTAA CCTGCTGTTTGAGGACCAGGAGAGTGGCCTGTTCAGCGTCACCCTCTTCAGGAAGGCCATCGATGACTTCAGACACAAGGCCAGGGAGAACAA GTTCACGGTGCGGGACTTCCAGTACAACGAGGAGGAGATGAAGGCCGACAAGGAGGAAATGACCCGCCTCTCCACTGACAAGAAGAAGCAGTTT GGGCCTCTGGTTCGATGGCTGAAGGTGAACTTCAGTGAAGCTTTCATTGCGTGGACCCATATAAAAGCATTAAGGGTTTTTGTGGAGTCTGTCTTAAG GTACGGGCTGCCTGTCAACTTCCAGGCCATGCTGCTGCAGCCCAACAAGAAGAACATGAAGAAGCTGCGGGAGGTCCTGTACGACCTGTACAAGCACCTGGACAGCAGCGCTGCCGCCATCATCGAC gcATCCATGGACATCCCAGGCCTGAATCTGAGCCAGCAGGAGTACTACCCCTACGTGTACTACAAGATTGACTGCAACCTTCTGGACTTCAAATAG